The region TTTTCTGTCCTCTCGGACAGGTCGCTCACTCAAAGATGACAGGTCCTGAATCCTGAAATTCAAAAACCTGACTTACTTTAGTGTGAGACTCTCGATACTTATGCCGGCTTCAGACTCATCATCTGAAACCCGCCTTGCCATCGAGCGCCCACACTTATCGGCTGTTAGTTTTTAAAGATCGTTCACGTCGCAAACCGGCACTACCACCACCGACTCACTCCGCGTCTGCCGCCATGCAGCAGAGAAACGAGATTATGAAGACTTTCCGTTCGCTCGTCAACAGGTTTATCACTTCTTCCCGCTAACCTGCCCGCCCGGAAATCCCCGCCATTGCTGGCTCTCCCGCCTTCCGCACTCCACTTACCGAAGCGCGAAAGTCCGCAATTCTAGTCATCTCGGACTGCGCGCGCAAGCGTTAATTTGAAGCTTCTATTTTCGCGACGCGGCTGCCGCTCAAGGCATCGATGTACCTCGCAAATAAGCACAATCGGATCTGCCTTACTCCACACACCAAAGCACACCAACCTCCGGGATCAAGAGCAGATGATGTCTCCGCCCGGAACCGACTAGAATGTGTGGTTCTTTGCACCTCACTCCCGGATTTATGCGCTCGCGAATCGCCAAACGCCTCCCCCCCGATGCCGACAAGCTGGTTGGACTATCGCTTGCCCTGTTCGCATCGGGTAGCCGTACCGAGGACCGCTTCTGGGAAGCGAAGCTCGATACGCTGCTAGTCAAGATCGTGCGTAACGGCAATCAAACAACGCTCGATGCCGCTCTAGATCATCTGCAACAAAACCATCCGGATGCGTACGGCGCCCTCGCCGACATGGCGGAAACCCATAGCGAATCCTTCATCGTCGAGCACGACGGCGTGCCGTACGAAGCGCTGCTAATCGCCGCACCGGTACTCGCGTGGACACGCTACGCGATTCCTTCCGGTCCGCTGAAGAACGACGCAGCAGATGCCCTGCGCGCGCATCTACAAGCGCATGTTCTCGCTGCCGACACACGTGTCGCGATGGCGCCGTTCCTCTATAGCATCGACCAGTTGCCGCGCCATCACGTCGAAACCTGGCGCATCGCGCAGCAGTTGTCGCAAGCAGCGCTCGGTGGCGCATCTGCACGGATCAACTTTGGCGACCTGCCGGAAACATCGCCGATTCTTGCCGACCCACGTTTCCTGCTGGCCGTCGTAGCCGCGCCGGTCGGCGCCGCCGTCTTTCGTTGGCAGGAAGAAGAACACAGCACGCGGATCGAACGCGGCCAGTGCCTCGAACAATGGGCGACCCAGGGTGGTGCAAATCTGTCGCTGGTATTGCCCGGATGCGAATTCGAATGCCTGTTGCCGGACGCGTACTACTCCGCTTGCCGCGACGCCGACGAGCGCGTACGCCCGCACACCGTCCGCACGGCAGTGCGTTACCTGTTCGACACGATCGGCGCGGCACCGCAGGAACTGCGGGCGGTCGTTGCCGGTTTCGGCGAACGTCGGATCGATGAGTATCGCGTGGGCTTCACGCGCCGCGGCAGCAACGATGTGCTCTACGGCGTCGTCTGGCCGCTGTACGGTCGCGAGAACGGCGAGGCCGGCATCGACGAGGAACCGCAGGATGCAACGCCTGCCGACGGTCCGATCGAAGAAATCGTCGCGCTGCTGAAGGAAACGGGCATCACCGATATCCGCCGTCATGCTGGCCGCTTCGAACCCGAGTATTGCGACGACTGCGGTGTTCCACTCTATGCAGATCCGCTCGGCGAAATCGTTCATGCGGAAATGCCTGAAGACGCCGAACCAGCACAACCTCACTTTCACTAAAACCGGTTGCGTGCAAAGCGCGCCAAATCTTGTCACAAGGATTCACCATGCCCCGCGAATGGCTTCTGCTCGCGGGGCATTTTTTTGGCAATCAGATTTAGCCTATACCGTCTGGATAGGGGGTCGCACCGCAAGTAATTTGTCATCATTGGTTCGACGGCACCGCGCTGCAGTCGGACTTCACCGAATGCATGCGACGGGTCACTTCGAGCGATCTAAGGGAGACAATGCATGCGATTTTCGGTTCTCAACTCCGACGCGGAACGACGCGACGGACTCAAAGCGCTCTTGCGACAAATCGACCGGCACGCACGCTTCGTCGAAGCGCAGGACTGGCTTCAAGCTGACCGCGCATTACAGCGACATCGGTTCGACCTGCTTGTTGTCGACTGGCAGGACTGGATGCGACTCGCCGACATCCGCGAGCTGATCGCCGCCCATCCGGGGCTGCTGGTCGCTGTGCTGACCGATCATGCGTCGCCGGCAAGCGCGCGGGCACTGTTCAACGGAGGTGTGCGCGGGGTCATTCCTCGCGTGATGGACCCGCGCCTTATCGTTCATGCGTTCGAAATCGTATTGCTGGGGACCCACTACGTGCCGCCCGACGCATTCGCCCTCGCTGCGCCTCCGCCTATCGATACGGCACCGCGTCAGCCGGACGATTTGCCGACAGTGCCGCGCAGGCCACGTTTCATCAACCGGTTATCGCCGCGTCAGCAGCAGATCATGCGTTGCGTACACATGGGCAGCACGAACAAGATGATCGCCCGTACGCTCGGCATTAGCGAGGGCACGGTCAAGATCCATCTGGCGAGCATTTTCCAGCAGCTCGGTGCACCCAATCGCGCAGCAGCGGTCGCCATCTACAACGGCTGGCTCGCGGCTCAACTCGAAGTGCTGCGCAGCCAGCTCCAGCAGACCCCGCGACCCGCCCTCGGCGAAGCCGGTCCGATCCCGTTGCGCAGCGGGACACGGTCGACGTTCCTGTACCCATGGCGCAACGACGACAACGAAGACCCGCTGCCGATGGCAGCCGAGCCTGTCGTTCCATTCGGCGGTCCGGGAACATGCGGGTCGCCCTGAGTCTGGCGTATCTTCCTTGCCGGTCGTGCGTTGCATGGCTGGCACGGAATCCGCTCACACGTTTCCGTCCCCAACGAGTAATATGAGATGTATGGGTTTCCTCTATACGCCGCTTCCGTTCTGGGTCGCTGTCGGTGGCTGGATTGCCACTGCGGGGCTGCTTGCGCTCGCGTTGTGGAGAAACCCGTTCAAGCGTCTGCAGGACGGCACACTGCAGCACGTATGGCTCGCGATCATCGTGGCGATTTCGGTGTTATGGGCCAGCAACGCATGGCTCGACGACGGCACCGTGATGCATCTGCTCGGCGCGACGCTCGTCGTTACGTTATTCGACTGGGCGCTCGCGTTGATCGCGATGGCTGTCGTCACCGGTCTTGCCGCCGTTATTTTCGATGCGCCGTGGCAAGGCATTGCATTGACGTTCCTCGTATTCGGCGCGCTGCCCGTCTGTATTTCAGCGCTGCTGCAACGCGCGAGCGCCGCGTGGCTGCCACGCAATCTCTTCGTGTTCATCTTCGGTCAGGGCTTCGTGTCGCCGGCCATCGCGGTCACGGGCGCGTCGGCAGTCGCACTCACGATACAGCTCGCACTCGCCGACGGCTCAGCCACTGTGATTCCAGTCGGCTACGTGTTCAGCGCCTTCCTGCTCGCCACCGCCGAAGCCTGGTTCACGGGTATGTCCACGGCGTTGATCGCCGTCTATCGCCCCGCGTGGGTCACGACGTACGACATCCGCCGCTATCGCCTAGGCGGTCCACGTACGTAAAGTGCGCCGGGGTACGCCGATCCTCTACAATGCTTCCCGCATGCCGCCCGACGGCAACTCATGTTCATCGCGCTGCAAAATAATTGCGGCACGGATTGAACTCCTTTCGGTAGCCCGGCATCTTACGTGCCTGACGTCTCGACACTCTAACTAGATGGATCGCACCAACACTCCGCGCCGCTTGATGCGCTGGGTCGGCAGGCTGGCAGTGTGCGCGGTGGGCATCTCGCTCGCCTGCGCGACCTCCGCCTTTGCCGATCAGCTCGACGAACACAACGCACTCGTCACCCGCTTCATCAACGAAATGCATGCGGACCCGCTCGTCGCCGACTGCGCCGCCCATGCGAATTTCGTCGCCAGCACGTCGTCGGCATTCGACCACGTCGATTTCCCACCCAGTTCATTCGACAGCTCGCACGCGTCGGTCACGCCGTGGAACGATTCGTTCGACGACGGCAAGCAGCGCGTCAGGGTGGACAGCATCGTCACGGTCGAAGGCCTCGGCATTCCGCAGAACAGCGGCGGCGATCCGATGGCTCTGAAATTCCGCTGCGGCTACGTCGGCAACCAGATGCTCGCGTTCAGCTGGAACGATCCGGTCCCGCCCGCGAGCCCGCGAGCCAGCCCCAGTTCGTCGTCGGGCAAGAAGAAAGCGCTGCACGGCAAACACGGCGTGAAGAAATCGACGGGCAAGGGCTCGAAGAGCGCCGCGTCCGGCAAGTCGACTTCCCGATCGGGCACGAAGGCGGCACCGCATGCGGGCGCGAAGAAAACCACAAAGGCAAAGAAGGCGAAGTAACGCACGATCGACATCGCAAGCAACACCTGCGGAAGTGGCAGCGCAAAAAGCGACGCCGCTTCGCGTCACCTGCGGTCCATACAATCGCCCAAAAAGAGTACGGGGAGCGCGCATCCCGCGCACTCCCCGTACTCTTCGCTTCGGCTAAACCGACGCGCTAGCAGACTCGAACGAGTCTCACACGAACGTCTCGACGTGCCGCAGAATCGCCTGCAACATCGCGGCACCCAGCGCCGCGCTGCGTTCGCCATTCCAGCCCACCCGTTCGTCCGGCAGATTCGCGTTGTCCTTGAACGGCATCTCGAGCGTCAGTGACAGGCAACCGAACTCATGCCCGATGTACTTCGACGCGAGCTTTAGCGCGTCCTGCCGGTACTTCCCCGCTTCGTAGCCGTACTTGTCCTGGAAGTCCGGGCTTGCGTGCTTGAACGCTTCGATGAACGCCTTCTGCTCGGTGGCCTGGCTTTCCGTGAAACCCGGCAGCATTTCCGAGCCGGCGACGAACACATACGGCAACGCTTCGTCGCCGTGAATATCGAAGAACAGATCGCAACCCGTCGCATGGATCGCGTCGCGCACGACGAGCACCTCGGGGCTGCGCGCCGCATCCGGCTCGAGCCATTCGCGATTCAGGTTCGCGCCGGCCGCGTTGGTGCGCAGATTGCCGCGCACGCTGCCGTCGGGATTCATGTTCGGGACGATGTAGAAAGTCGCGTGGTCGTACAACTTGCGCGCCACCGGATCGCCTGCCCAGTCGCCCCACCCCGACAGCCGCTTGACTAGCCCTTCGACAAACCACTCCGCCATCGTTTCGCCCGGATGCTGGCGCGCGATGATCCACACTTTCTTCTTCGGCTTCGATTCGTCGTCCGGTGCGCCGAGCGTCAGCAGCGACATCGGACGGCCTTCGACGGTCCGACCGAGTTCGGTCAGCATCGCGTGCGGCATCTGCTGGACCGCGCCGAGAAATTCGGCGTGGCGCTCCTCGCTGTACGGCTCGAAGTACGCGTAGTAGATGCTGTCGAAATCCGGCGTGTGATCGATGATCATCACGCGACCGTCGTACGAGGTCGGCACGCGGAACCAGTTCACCCGATCGTAGCTGGCCATCGCCTGATAGTCCTGCCAGCCCGCCGCGAACGCGCAGTCGGCCGCGTTCTCGAACGTCATCACGCAGCGTTCGCCGCGTGCGCCCGACAAGCGGAAATAAAACCACTGCGCGAATTCCGCGTGACTGTCGCGCCGTACGCGGAGGCGAATGTCGGCGGGTTGGTCGCACGACACCACGTCGATGGCACCTGCGTCGAAATTGCTCGTGATGGAAAGCGTCATGATGTCTTCCTGCTTTTGTCTGATCGGTCGCTGCCGCTAGCGTTGTCGCAAAGGCTCAAATCCCGATGCGGCGGCGAAACACATACGTCGAATCGTTCGACGCGTCGGCATCGAACGCATAACCTTCCGCGTCGAAACCCTTCAACTGTTCGGGCGCCTCAAGCCGGCCCTCGACCGCGTAGCGCGCCATCATGCCGCGCGCGCGTTTCGCGTGAAAGCTGATGACCTTGTAGCGCCCGCCCTTCCAGTCCTCGAACACCGGCGTGACGACCGGCGCGTCGAGCAGCTTCGGTTTCACCGACCTGAAGTATTCGGTCGACGCGCAATTAACCAGCACCTTCGCCGCACGCGTGTTCTTCTTCAACTGCGCGTTCAACGCGTGCGTGATGCGCTCGCCCCAGAACGCGTACAGATCCTTGCCGCGCCCGTTCGCGAAGCGC is a window of Paraburkholderia flava DNA encoding:
- a CDS encoding energy-coupling factor ABC transporter permease yields the protein MGFLYTPLPFWVAVGGWIATAGLLALALWRNPFKRLQDGTLQHVWLAIIVAISVLWASNAWLDDGTVMHLLGATLVVTLFDWALALIAMAVVTGLAAVIFDAPWQGIALTFLVFGALPVCISALLQRASAAWLPRNLFVFIFGQGFVSPAIAVTGASAVALTIQLALADGSATVIPVGYVFSAFLLATAEAWFTGMSTALIAVYRPAWVTTYDIRRYRLGGPRT
- a CDS encoding BspC domain-containing protein — translated: MDRTNTPRRLMRWVGRLAVCAVGISLACATSAFADQLDEHNALVTRFINEMHADPLVADCAAHANFVASTSSAFDHVDFPPSSFDSSHASVTPWNDSFDDGKQRVRVDSIVTVEGLGIPQNSGGDPMALKFRCGYVGNQMLAFSWNDPVPPASPRASPSSSSGKKKALHGKHGVKKSTGKGSKSAASGKSTSRSGTKAAPHAGAKKTTKAKKAK
- a CDS encoding M14 family metallopeptidase; its protein translation is MTLSITSNFDAGAIDVVSCDQPADIRLRVRRDSHAEFAQWFYFRLSGARGERCVMTFENAADCAFAAGWQDYQAMASYDRVNWFRVPTSYDGRVMIIDHTPDFDSIYYAYFEPYSEERHAEFLGAVQQMPHAMLTELGRTVEGRPMSLLTLGAPDDESKPKKKVWIIARQHPGETMAEWFVEGLVKRLSGWGDWAGDPVARKLYDHATFYIVPNMNPDGSVRGNLRTNAAGANLNREWLEPDAARSPEVLVVRDAIHATGCDLFFDIHGDEALPYVFVAGSEMLPGFTESQATEQKAFIEAFKHASPDFQDKYGYEAGKYRQDALKLASKYIGHEFGCLSLTLEMPFKDNANLPDERVGWNGERSAALGAAMLQAILRHVETFV
- a CDS encoding DUF2863 family protein, translated to MRSRIAKRLPPDADKLVGLSLALFASGSRTEDRFWEAKLDTLLVKIVRNGNQTTLDAALDHLQQNHPDAYGALADMAETHSESFIVEHDGVPYEALLIAAPVLAWTRYAIPSGPLKNDAADALRAHLQAHVLAADTRVAMAPFLYSIDQLPRHHVETWRIAQQLSQAALGGASARINFGDLPETSPILADPRFLLAVVAAPVGAAVFRWQEEEHSTRIERGQCLEQWATQGGANLSLVLPGCEFECLLPDAYYSACRDADERVRPHTVRTAVRYLFDTIGAAPQELRAVVAGFGERRIDEYRVGFTRRGSNDVLYGVVWPLYGRENGEAGIDEEPQDATPADGPIEEIVALLKETGITDIRRHAGRFEPEYCDDCGVPLYADPLGEIVHAEMPEDAEPAQPHFH
- a CDS encoding LuxR C-terminal-related transcriptional regulator, whose product is MRFSVLNSDAERRDGLKALLRQIDRHARFVEAQDWLQADRALQRHRFDLLVVDWQDWMRLADIRELIAAHPGLLVAVLTDHASPASARALFNGGVRGVIPRVMDPRLIVHAFEIVLLGTHYVPPDAFALAAPPPIDTAPRQPDDLPTVPRRPRFINRLSPRQQQIMRCVHMGSTNKMIARTLGISEGTVKIHLASIFQQLGAPNRAAAVAIYNGWLAAQLEVLRSQLQQTPRPALGEAGPIPLRSGTRSTFLYPWRNDDNEDPLPMAAEPVVPFGGPGTCGSP